A single Botrytis cinerea B05.10 chromosome 1, complete sequence DNA region contains:
- the Bcnmt1 gene encoding Bcnmt1, with protein sequence MADSAPVEPKGKEIVSENTPEDTSSTQAQVESENEEDNDETATGATGTPATGKKKKSKRKKVKAALGVGSSSDGPSEKPTREDLSKAVAGLSKSQIQDILALNPALAQQLGAVDGELSSKQATEAVRNLSLEDIMTGLASSGKNVKEMGAYKFWQTQPVPKFGENSEIIEEGPFKIIDVEQVPKEPGPLVSGFHWVTMDMTSDEALQEVFDLLYGHYVEDDEAMFRFNYSKSFLRWALMSPGWSKEWHVGVRATVSGKLVAFISAIPVALRVRNKTLKASEVNFLCIHKKLRSKRLAPVLIKEITRRCNLEGTWQAIYTAGVVLPKPVSTCRYYHRSLDWKKLHEVKFSPLPPGSTPDRQVRKFALPSNTSTKGLRPMEAKDIDDVLELCKNYLAKFDMAPVFTREEIEHWLFNKIENPAEQVIWCYVVEDPATKKLTDFFSFYCLESSVIGNPKHTNVRAAYMFYYASALALDSAASRADLGKRLNELVHDALIIAKKFKFDVFNALTLMDNTLFLDQQKFGAGDGQLHYYLYNYKANNIAGGVDKMNRIHDAGSGVGVVML encoded by the exons ATGGCAGATTCTGCCCCCGTCGAGCCTAAGGGCAAAGAAATTGTATCTGAAAATACGCCTGAAGATACTTCCTCAACCCAAGCACAAGTCGAATccgaaaatgaagaagacaACGACGAAACAGCCACCGGCGCAACTGGCACACCAGCTACTggtaaaaagaagaagtcaaAGCGAAAGAAGGTAAAGGCCGCACTAGGAGTGGGATCTTCCTCAGACGGACCAAGCGAAAAGCCCACCAGAGAGGACCTTTCGAAAGCTGTCGCGGGTCTTAGtaaatctcaaattcaagatatcCTCGCATTAAATCCTGCACTCGCACAACAACTTGGTGCTGTAGATGGCGAGCTTTCTTCGAAACAAGCCACAGAAGCTGTGCGAAATCTAAGCTTAGAAGATATCATGACTGGATTGGCATCGAGTGGAAAGAATGTTAAGGAAATGGGCGCATACAAATTTTGGCAAACACAACCTGTTCCTAAGTTTGGAGAAAACTctgaaattattgaagagGGTCCATTTAAGATTATTGACGTAGAGCAAGTTCCCAAAGAACCAGGTCCATTGGTATCTGGATTTCATTGGGTGACAATGGACATGACAAGTGACGAGGCTTTGcaagaagtttttgatttattatacgGCCACtatgttgaagatgatgaagctATGTTTCGGTTCAACTACTCAAAGTCATTCCTCAGATG GGCACTTATGTCACCCGGTTGGAGCAAGGAATGGCACGTTGGTGTTCGAGCTACCGTATCAGGAAAGTTGGTAGCCTTTATATCAGCCATTCCAGTCGCACTTCGGGTACGAAATAAGACCCTCAAAGCCTCCGAGGTCAACTTCCTTTGTATCCATAAGAAGCTTCGCTCGAAGAGATTGGCGCCCGTTCTCATCAAAGAGATCACACGTAGATGTAACCTAGAAGGAACATGGCAAGCAATATACACTGCTGGTGTGGTCTTGCCTAAACCAGTCAGTACATGCAGATATTACCATCGATCTTTGGACTGGAAGAAGTTACACGAGGTCAAATTCAGTCCACTGCCACCAGGAAGTACGCCAGATCGACAAGTTCGTAAATTTGCTCTACCATCCAACACATCCACTAAAGGATTGAGACCTATGGAAGCCAAAGACATTGACGATGTCTTGGAACTGTGCAAAAACTACCTAGCAAAATTCGACATGGCGCCAGTTTTCACTAGGGAGGAGATAGAACATTGGCTTTTCAACAAGATTGAGAATCCTGCTGAACAAGTCATCTGGTGTTATGTCGTTGAG GATCCCGCGACGAAGAAGCTCactgatttcttttctttctattgTCTCGAATCATCCGTCATTGGCAACCCTAAGCACACTAACGTTCGCGCCGCTTACATGTTCTATTATGCCTCGGCCCTTGCTCTTGATTCAGCAGCCTCTAGAGCCGATCTCGGCAAACGTCTTAATGAGCTCGTTCATGACGCTCTTATCATTgccaagaaattcaaattcgatGTCTTTAACGCGTTGACGCTTATGGATAATACTTTGTTCTTGGACCAGCAGAAATTCGGAGCTGGAGATGGTCAGTTACATTATTACTTGTACAACTATAAGGCGAACAATATCGCAGGTGGCGTGGACAAGATGAATAGAATTCATGATGCGGGCAGTGGAGTGGGTGTCGTTATGTTGTAA